The following are encoded together in the Humulus lupulus chromosome 5, drHumLupu1.1, whole genome shotgun sequence genome:
- the LOC133779156 gene encoding uncharacterized protein LOC133779156 gives MKNDEMVELLTAMENNFKQHAESQLEQFTFILEQHRASKNERLSQISQAPTGSKSKEGNKCVEVEQSPVVTQRHGGDSSSRNLNAFLKTLRVKVPIFDGSNVENWIYKINKYFDLHKVEPMNKVLLYYGHEGDEADGEATAEPTEEEIEEEHYLSSMAILRSGSSTPSPSVKKIPKSPKISKQALLMGKKTSVKWIEEKPSSHNSPKAKSSKSQSHKRNLVSDAVERRKAKKVKSSKVVGDDPKKFVVKFCLHFIKFYCVSHPDFQLNADNVFLNLPAFNPQPQLMHGLLLRELKHPNEYELWVMVSGIRLRFSMEDFALIFFLDCEGECNNLNFKQESNSFLDKYWPGCDKISKQSIHECFRAKRWGDDDEGAVKLAVLYFVQWFLLSSRKEKQVMREDLDVLDSGRYSENAWGKKSFDETIISLKGKLDSWYNAIQNSNEEKKVKPYYTLVTVFDIPSKKLMLRNLKPNDNEVAVFKLGGIAFNADVDEVREAKVDSMSNVSLVGGEIPATLPDGSTPFDSLNAKIDSLEKFDTIFVDAFDKVEENDSDDDDKGSDNDREKSNENEEEVNEEEEEDAGKDEGEDKGEEGNSSVDIKRKKNEISGEGDDVEENDSDDDDKGSDNDREKSNENEEEVNEEEEEDAGKDEGEDKGEEGNSSVDIKRKQNEISGEGDDVTTLVEENDSDDDDKGSDNDREDKGEEGNSSVDIKRKQNEISGEGDDEVDNEDTESDTEQKVADVVATVSDVVKPMKECELDAYNESLDSRDDVAVLSKEDIAENDVVVSKDVIDEKDIVSGKAASEKDFDAYFNGLSQLQIEETVLSGLEIPTSSSAVVESMVIGDQLGQEGLGVVPVQESNAVIYGSVVEVKDSNILEKRIMKPGVALKSPFQQDFVSSGSGSGSPEEGETF, from the exons ATGAAGAATGATGAGATGGTCGAGTTGCTGACGGCCATGGAGAACAACTTCAAACAACATGCTGAATCCCAACTGGAGCAATTTACATTTATACTGGAGCAGCATCGTGCTTCAAAAAATGAGAGGTTGAGTCAAATTTCTCAGGCGCCTACTGGTTCAAAATCTAAGGAAGGGAACAAATGTGTTGAAGTCGAGCAGAGCCCTGTCGTCACTCAGCGGCATGGAGGTGATTCCTCATCGCGAAATCTGAATGCATTTTTGAAGACTCTGAGAGTGAAGGTACCCATATTTGATGGCAGTAATGTGGAGAACTGGATTTATAAGATCAATAAGTATTTTGATCTTCATAAGGTGGAACCTATG AACAAGGTGCTCTTGTATTATGGGCACGAAGGGGATGAGGCTGATGGTGAAGCGACAGCTGAACCCACtgaagaagaaattgaagaggaG CATTATCTATCATCTATGGCTATATTACGATCGGGATCTTCTACTCCTTCTCCTTCTGTTAAAAAAATTCCAAAGTCTCCAAAGATTTCTAAACAAGCTTTGCTGATGGGAAAGAAAACTTCTGTGAAGTGGATTGAAGAGAAACCAAGCTCTCATAACTCGCCCAAAGCCAAGTCATCGAAATCCCAATCTCATAAACGAAATTTGGTTTCTGATGCTGTTGAAAGGAGGAAGGCGAAAAAGGTGAAATCAAGCAAAGTTGTGGGAGATGATCCAAAGAAATTTGTTGTTAAG TTCTGTTTACATTTTATCAAATTTTATTGTGTGTCGCATCCTGATTTTCAGTTGAATGCAGATAATGT TTTCTTGAATCTTCCTGCATTTAATCCACAACCTCAATTAATGCATGGGTTGTTATTGAGGGAACTTAAGCATCCAAATGAGTATGAGCTATGGGTTATGGTTAGTGGTATTAGGTTGAGGTTTAGTATGGAAGATTttgctttgattttttttttagattgtgaAGGGGAGTGCAATAATTTAAATTTCAAACAAGAGTCAAATAGCTTTTTGGATAAATATTGGCCAGGTTGTGACAAGATTTCTAAGCAATCTATTCATGAGTGTTTTAGGGCTAAGAGGTGgggtgatgatgatgaaggtgCTGTAAAGTTGGCTGTTCTGTATTTTGTGCAGTGGTTTCTACTTAGTTCTAGGAAGGAAAAACAAGTTATGCGTGAAGATTTAGATGTTCTTGATAGTGGTCGTTATAGTGAGAACGCATGGGGTAAGAAATCTTTTGATGAAACCATTATATCTTTGAAGGGTAAATTAGATAGTTGGTACAATGCTATACAAAATTCAAATGAGGAGAAGAAAGTTAAACCTTATTATACATTG GTTACTGTTTTTGATATTCCATCTAAGAAG TTGATGTTGAGAAATCTAAAGCCAAATGATAATGAGGTTGCTGTCTTCAAGTTAGGTGGAATTGCTTTCAACGCAGATGTTGATGAAGTTAGGGAAGCAAAAGTAGATTCTATGTCTAATGTGAGTCTTGTTGGTGGTGAAATCCCAGCAACCCTCCCTGATGGGTCCACTCCATTTGATTCTTTAAATGCTAAGATTGATTCGCTA GAGAAGTTTGATACTATTTTTGTGGATGCATTTGATAAG GTTGAAGAGAATGATTCTGATGATGATGATAAAGGGAGTGACAACGATCGTGAGAAGAGTAATGAAAATGAAGAAGAGGTTaacgaggaagaagaagaggatgctGGAAAAGATGAAGGCGAGGACAAGGGGGAAGAAGGAAATTCTAGTGTAGatattaaaagaaagaaaaatgagattAGTGGAGAAGGTGATGAt GTTGAAGAGAATGATTCTGATGATGATGATAAAGGGAGTGACAACGATCGTGAGAAGAGTAATGAAAATGAAGAAGAGGTTaacgaggaagaagaagaggatgctGGAAAAGATGAAGGCGAGGACAAGGGGGAAGAAGGAAATTCTAGTGTAGATATTAAAAGAAAGCAAAATGAGATTAGTGGAGAAGGTGATGATGTTACAACCCTG GTTGAAGAGAATGATTCTGATGATGATGATAAAGGGAGTGACAACGATC GCGAGGACAAGGGGGAAGAAGGAAATTCTAGTGTAGATATTAAAAGAAAGCAAAATGAGATTAGTGGAGAAGGTGATGATGAGGTTGACAATGAAGACACTGAGAGCGACACGGAACAGAAG GTGGCTGATGTTGTAGCAACTGTATCTGATGTTGTGAAACCTATGAAGGAGTGTGAACTTGATGCTTATAATGAATCTTTGGATTCTAGAGATGATGTAGCTGTTTTGTCTAAGGAGGACATAGCTGAAAACGATGTTGTTGTGTCTAAGGATGTTATTGATGAAAAAGATATTGTTTCGGGCAAG gcTGCCAGTGAAAAAGATTTTGACGCGTATTTCAATGGGTTAAGTCAGCTTCAAATTGAAGAAACTGTGTTGTCTGGACTAGAG ATTCCTACCAGTTCCTCTGCAGTTGTTGAAAGCATGGTCATTGGTGATCAATTAGGTCAGGAGGGACTTGGTGTTGTACCAGTGCAAGAGTCTAATGCTGTTATTTATGGTAGTGTTGTTGAGGTTAAGGATAGTAATATTTTAGAGAAGAGAATTATGAAGCCTGGAGTGGCTTTGAAATCTCCATTCCAGCAAGATTTTGTATCTTCTGGTTCTGGTTCTGGTTCTCCTGAAGAAGGTGAAACATTTTAG